The Moorena producens PAL-8-15-08-1 genomic interval CTTTCAACAAACCAGCGACTGATGTAGCGCTCGCTGGTTCACAAAAAATGCCTTCTTGGGATGCCAATAACCGATAGGCATCTAAAATTTCTTGATCGGTAACGCTATTAAATGCCCCTTTACTAGCTTCTTGGGCCGCGATCGCTTTTTTCCAGCTAGCCGGGTTGCCCACCCGAATTGCCGTTGCAATGGTTTCGGGATGCTCTAGGACTTTGCCAGCGACAATCGGAGATGCTCCATATGCTTGAAATCCCATCATTTGGGGTAAGCGATCGCATTTCCCCTGCTGATGGTACTCGCAAAATCCCATCCAGTAGGCACAAATATTGCCAGCATTGCCCACTGGTATGCACAGCCAATCAGGAGCATCACCTAAGTTGTCCACTATCTCAAACGCAGCTGTCTTTTGACCTTCTAAGCGATAAGGATTGAGGGAATTGACCAAGGTCACGGGATACTTTGATGCCATTTCCTGGACAATTTTCAAGCAGTCATCAAAATTTCCCTTAATGGCGATTACTGTTGCTCCATATACCAACGCTTGGGCTAATTTCCCCAGAGCCACATAACCATCAGGAACAATTACAAATGCCCGCATTCCCCCCCGACGAGCGTAGGCTGCTGCTGATGCCGAGGTATTTCCGGTACTAGCACAGATTACTGCTTGGTCTCCTGCTTCCTTAGCTTTTGAAATCGCCATGGTCATGCCCCGGTCTTTAAAACTACCGGTAGGATTGAGACCGTCATATTTCACCAGTACCTTTACTCCTCTGCCAATAATTTTGGCAATAGTGGGCACAGGAATTAGAGGAGTATTACCTTCGAGTAAGGTTACCACTGGTGTGGAGTCAGTGACTGGCAAATAAGGACGGTAAGCCTCAACTAAGCCAGGCCAGTTGAGCGAAGTAGAAATGCCACCACTCACAGTAGAGGAATCAGAAACAGACAGACTTGAAGCCACGTTTGGTTAGGGAAGTATTAAGGGTGAAGTATCAAGTGTGAAGTGTGAAGTATGAAGCATGAAGTATGAAGCATGAAGGTTATGATTTGTCAACCTTTCCATTGATTGTTGTTGCTTGACGAGGCAACTAGTATAGTTTGCTACTTCATCCAATACGCCTTCATCCTTTACACTTCATCTTTGTCTATCTTATCTTGACTGATTCTGAATCACAGGCTTTCTCGGTTTTTCTGACCGATGGCGTTTGTCTGTGTTAAGCCGCAGTTTGGGACGTTCCACCATTCGTTCTTCGATATCGTCACTAATGGGGGGTTGAGTTTTGTCATAGAACAACTGCAATGCTGCCGCTGCGATCGCATGAGCATCATATTCTTCTTCCAATTCCCGTACAACTGGCAAGAAAGAAGCCATCCGTTCCCCTGATAAAGCTTCCCGTAACTCTGCCTGCAGTCTTTCTAAGCGCCGGGTCTCAATTTGTGAGCGGGTCGGAATCCGGGTAACTTCCAACCGTTGGCGCACCTTGCGCTCAATCTGGTAGAGTTTACGGCGTTCAAAAGGTTGAATCAGGGTAATTGCTGTTCCTGTCTTACCAGCACGACCGGTACGACCAATGCGGTGAATATAGCTTTCTACTTGATCTGGTAGGTCAAAATTGATCACATGGGTCAGATGATCCACATCTAGACCACGGGCAGCAATATCGGTTGCTACTACCCAACGCACTTGATTTTTCCGGAACCGATACAATAACCGCTCCCGCTGACTCTGACTCAAATCACCGTGGTACTCATCCACACTGTGACCAGCCGCT includes:
- the thrC gene encoding threonine synthase; the protein is MSGGISTSLNWPGLVEAYRPYLPVTDSTPVVTLLEGNTPLIPVPTIAKIIGRGVKVLVKYDGLNPTGSFKDRGMTMAISKAKEAGDQAVICASTGNTSASAAAYARRGGMRAFVIVPDGYVALGKLAQALVYGATVIAIKGNFDDCLKIVQEMASKYPVTLVNSLNPYRLEGQKTAAFEIVDNLGDAPDWLCIPVGNAGNICAYWMGFCEYHQQGKCDRLPQMMGFQAYGASPIVAGKVLEHPETIATAIRVGNPASWKKAIAAQEASKGAFNSVTDQEILDAYRLLASQEGIFCEPASATSVAGLLKVKDQVPTGATVVCVLTGNGLKDPDTAIEHSNNPLTEGIEPTTAAVAEVMGLKPKEA